The following proteins are encoded in a genomic region of Drosophila bipectinata strain 14024-0381.07 chromosome XL, DbipHiC1v2, whole genome shotgun sequence:
- the LOC108121661 gene encoding uncharacterized protein: protein MKDSSSSHSSGAGSNPAGLPCSTATASTSSNATPSTPSTPVTATAAVAPSDPSTAPPAQQQPRGKSNIHEMRNQDYVSRLMAATPPYLYSAPVGPNNFFFSDMLRSLVQARNNETARVLQLQQQQQQQAQQQQQQQAQQQAALVRRPRKRSWSHRPYYEQLRERRDAEEKQHHHQQQQLQQNMAPEKPLELTNKAIAPYGYPKMETKPTTTAPPAPPAPTSAPAPPTSTAANGGKNASLGGAVDSVLQDNTPPAASLPPQDLVLPPPPPVWYPPLYAPYGIDPLHFFIDLRVSGHIYDRKKENVSPLSSSNGGASIAEESAPSAGPCSGAGTGQFASSLLSKQRHGSAFTVPIPKAAQSDAINLCANAQAGAGGVAGSLGSKFEHYAKYYDLGEAKENHPGAGGSSTAANLSAAAAAAAAAANLSKSGASYMLQHLPRLYSQFAAHQAQAQSGQDADAKSESASVSASLSAPDLCDEDSMGGRGSSDTGAGLEGNSSLEGGTGGGQGNCDIDVEIIDSIKYRTDGESSRCSSNDEASITQID from the coding sequence ATGaaggacagcagcagcagccactcCTCGGGCGCCGGCAGCAACCCGGCGGGCCTGCCGTGCTCCACCGCCACGGCCTCCACTTCCAGCAATGCCACGCCCAGTACGCcctccacaccagtgactgcCACGGCTGCTGTGGCCCCATCCGATCCCTCGACGGCGCCGCCGGCCCAGCAACAGCCGCGGGGCAAGAGCAACATCCACGAGATGCGGAACCAGGACTATGTGAGTCGCCTGATGGCCGCCACACCGCCCTACCTGTACTCAGCACCGGTGGGGCCGAACAacttcttcttcagcgacatGCTGCGCTCCCTGGTCCAGGCGAGGAACAACGAGACGGCCCGGGtgttgcagctgcagcagcaacagcagcagcaggcccagcagcagcaacagcagcaggcccAACAGCAGGCGGCCCTGGTGCGGCGCCCCAGGAAGAGGTCCTGGTCGCACCGTCCCTACTACGAGCAGCTCCGCGAGCGCCGCGATGCCGAGGAGAagcaacaccaccaccagcagcagcaactgcagcagAATATGGCGCCCGAGAAGCCTCTGGAACTGACTAACAAGGCCATCGCTCCCTATGGCTACCCCAAGATGGAGACCAAGCCCACAACCACAGCCCCGCCAGCACCACCGGCCCCGACTTCGGCTCCCGCCCCACCCACATCGACGGCGGCGAACGGCGGCAAGAACGCCTCGTTGGGCGGGGCAGTGGACAGCGTCCTGCAGGACAACACACCGCCGGCGGCCTCCCTGCCGCCCCAGGACCTggtgctgccgccgccgcctcccGTCTGGTATCCGCCACTGTACGCGCCCTACGGCATCGATCCGCTGCACTTCTTCATCGACCTGCGCGTCTCCGGGCACATCTACGACCGCAAGAAGGAGAACGTCTCGCCGCTCTCCAGCAGCAACGGCGGCGCGTCCATCGCCGAGGAGAGCGCCCCCAGTGCAGGTCCTTGCTCCGGAGCCGGCACCGGCCAGTTCGCCAGCAGCCTGCTCTCCAAGCAGCGCCACGGCTCCGCCTTCACGGTGCCCATTCCCAAGGCGGCCCAGAGCGATGCCATCAACCTCTGCGCCAATGCCCAGGCTGGAgcggggggcgtggcaggttCGTTGGGTAGCAAGTTCGAGCACTACGCCAAGTACTACGACCTGGGCGAGGCGAAGGAGAACCACCCGGGAGCGGGGGGGAGCAGCACGGCCGCGAATCTCTCGGCGgctgctgcggcggcggcggctgctgcCAACCTCTCCAAGTCGGGAGCCAGCTACATGCTGCAGCACCTGCCACGCCTCTACAGTCAGTTCGCCGCCCACCAGGCGCAGGCCCAGAGCGGCCAGGATGCGGACGCCAAGTCGGAGTCGGCCTCGGTGAGTGCCTCGCTCTCCGCGCCGGATCTCTGCGACGAGGACTCGATGGGCGGCCGCGGTTCCAGTGACACGGGCGCCGGGCTGGAGGGCAACTCCTCCCTGGAAGGCGGCACCGGTGGCGGGCAGGGCAACTGCGACATCGACGTGGAGATCATCGACTCCATCAAATACCGTACGGATGGCGAGAGCAGTCGCTGTTCCAGCAACGATGAGGCCTCCATCACCCAGATCGATTGA
- the Hira gene encoding protein HIRA homolog produces MRLIKPGWVHHDDKQIFSVDIHQDCTKFATGGQGNDCGLVVIWNLLPLLSEKAEHDASVPKMLCQMDQHLACVNCVRWSHSGLCLASGSDDKLIMIWRKSAGSSGVFGSGGMQKNHESWKCFHTLRGHFGDVLDLAWSPNDLYLASCSVDNTVVIWDARAFPHVVATLRGHTGLVKGVSWDPVGRFLASQSDDRSIRIWRTDGWTMEHKITEPFEECGGTTHILRLSWSPDGQYLVSAHAMNGGGPTAQIIEREGWKFDKDFVGHRKAVTCVRFHNSILRRQVTDGKPLQYCCLAVGSRDRSLSVWLTALQRPMVVIHELFHDSVLDLSWGTKECLLMACSGDGSIACLQFDATELGTPVPDGDKSAIIQKLYGMAYGDGLAAAKASTMEHPERLLKPQSGEQAPILETRPVNFPISTESSQRPISQQTETRTKDGKRRITPMFIPLHEDGPTSLTTSIVSSSVAGSGATASRAVSSTAPTESAATPLMPEPLVRTEHGRLDSRLKPQPSSNQRRQSQPVDPADLPRLPRVEEHQSSTTGPPDLQVTPTGKSEFVKAALDYRVHVQNGYLKTTHGMLAKITASDSTEMLWEFLAGSPVVNLNLCEKYAMLCSLDGSMRLVSMETGCPVFPAISLISSAVHCTFSPDNRFVGVVTNCGMLRVWDIARRSVNLAGEFTQLLSAHGQAIQFSVTDYGLPLIGFANGQAYTYSTSLQSWLVLATKDAIMFHGIKGTLPRDMEGISQKFPVLGMQASSSNYFCFSAGMELRKAEAWQQSAKMVFIENQIKLCETLESLDELKHWHRMLTFQLATYGTEKRMRQFLDDLLEDPEPGIPQFVPKQELMQCVLDTLKPHSQWQLMYAEYVDMFKTSKSQRQEEVFATPKAPQPKDDAPTESASGAEAASAAEKATAEAPPQAAEGSPPAATSTGVTNTTSTTSSSSSLGSSSTSSSSSSSSSAPAVGLSPENPVLDDDSHTVCIEDSSSLPPLLEASTSPPANPAPV; encoded by the exons ATGCGGCTCATCAAGCCGGGCTGGGTGCACCACGATG ACAAGCAGATCTTCTCAGTGGACATTCACCAGGACTGTACTAAGTTTGCTACCGGAGGGCAGGGAAACGACTGCGGTCTGGTGGTGATATGGAACCTGCTGCCGCTCCTCTCCGAGAAGGCGGAGCACGATGCCAGCGTGCCAAAGATGCTCTGCCAGATGGACCAGCACCTGGCGTGCGTCAACTGCGTCCGGTGGTCGCACAGTGGGCTGTGCCTGGCGTCCGGCTCCGACGACAAGCTCATCATGATCTGGCGGAAATCGGCGGGCTCCAGCGGGGTCTTCGGTTCCGGCGGCATGCAGAAGAACCACGAGTCCTGGAAGTGCTTCCATACGTTGCGCGGCCACTTTGGCGACGTCCTGGACCTGGCTTGGTCGCCCAACGACCTCTATCTGGCCAGCTGCAGTGTGGACAACACAGTGGTCATCTGGGACGCCAGGGCCTTTCCCCACGTGGTGGCCACGCTGCGGGGCCACACTGGCCTGGTGAAGGGCGTCTCCTGGGACCCGGTCGGTCGCTTTCTGGCCTCCCAGTCTGACGACCGCAGCATCCGCATCTGGAGGACTGACGGCTGGACCATGGAGCACAAGATCACCGAGCCCTTCGAGGAATGCGGCGGCACCACGCACATCCTTCGCCTCTCCTGGTCCCCGGACGGCCAGTACCTGGTTTCGGCGCACGCCATGAACGGCGGCGGTCCCACTGCCCAGATCATAGAGCGCGAAGGCTGGAAGTTCGACAAGGACTTTGTGGGCCACCGCAAGGCCGTTACCTGTGTGCGCTTCCACAACTCCATCCTGCGACGCCAGGTGACCGATGGCAAGCCGCTCCAGTACTGCTGCCTGGCTGTGGGCTCCCGCGACCGCTCCCTCTCTGTTTGGCTGACCGCCCTCCAGCGGCCCATGGTGGTCATACACGAGCTCTTCCACGACAGCGTCCTAGACCTGTCCTGGGGGACAAAGGAGTGCCTGCTGATGGCCTGTAGCGGGGACGGTAGCATCGCCTGCCTTCAATTCGACGCCACAGAGCTGGGCACTCCGGTGCCCGACGGGGACAAGAGCGCCATCATACAGAAGCTGTACGGCATGGCGTACGGCGACGGCCTAGCTGCCGCCAAAGCCTCCACAATGGAGCACCCGGAGAGGCTGCTGAAGCCGCAAAGCGGCGAGCAAGCACCCATCCTGGAGACGCGACCCGTCAACTTCCCCATCTCCACGGAGTCCAGCCAGCGTCCGATCAGCCAGCAGACGGAGACCAGGACCAAGGATGGCAAGAGACGGATCACACCAATGTTCATACCCCTGCACGAGGACGGACCCACCTCCCTGACCACCAGCATTGTGTCCAGCTCGGTGGCAGGCAGTGGAGCAACGGCCAGCAGAGCGGTGTCCTCCACGGCGCCGACGGAGAGTGCTGCCACGCCGCTGATGCCGGAGCCTCTGGTGAGGACCGAGCACGGGCGGCTAGATTCCAG ACTCAAACCCCAGCCTAGCTCCAATCAACGCCGTCAGTCACAGCCCGTAGATCCCGCCGACCTGCCACGCTTGCCCCGGGTGGAGGAGCACCAGAGCTCCACGACCGGGCCGCCGGACCTTCAAGTCACACCAACGGGGAAGAGCGAGTTCGTCAAGGCGGCTCTAGACTATCGCGTCCACGTCCAGAACGGCTACCTCAAAACCACGCACGGCATGCTGGCCAAGATCACGGCATCGGATTCCACCGAAATGCTATGGGAGTTCCTGGCTGGATCGCCGGTGGTGAACCTGAATCTGTGCGAAAAGTACGCCATGCTGTGCTCCCTCGACGGCAGCATGCGGCTGGTCTCCATGGAGACGGGCTGTCCCGTTTTTCCCGCCATTTCCCTCATCAGTTCCGCCGTGCACTGTACCTTT AGCCCGGATAACCGCTTCGTCGGCGTGGTGACAAACTGCGGGATGCTGCGGGTTTGGGATATCGCCCGGCGATCCGTCAATCTCGCCGGCGAATTCACGCAGCTGCTCTCCGCCCATGGTCAGGCCATTCAGTTCTCCGTGACGGACTACGGCCTGCCGCTGATCGGCTTCGCCAACGGCCAGGCCTACACGTACTCGACCAGCCTGCAGTCGTGGCTGGTGCTGGCCACCAAAGACGCCATCATGTTCCACGGCATCAAGGGCACCCTGCCCCGCGACATGGAGGGGATCAGCCAGAAGTTCCCGGTCCTCGGCATGCAGGCCAGCAGCTCGAACTACTTCTGTTTCAGTGCCGGAATGGAGCT GCGCAAGGCGGAGGCGTGGCAGCAAAGTGCCAAGATGGTGTTCATCGAGAACCAGATAAAGCTCTGCGAGACGCTAGAGTCGCTGGACGAACTGAAGCACTGGCACCGGATGCTCACCTTCCAGCTGGCCACCTATGGAACGGAGAAGCGCATGCGCCAGTTCCTGGACGATCTGCTGGAGGATCCAGAGCCTGGAATACCGCAG TTCGTTCCCAAGCAGGAGCTGATGCAGTGCGTGCTTGACACCCTGAAACCACATTCCCAGTGGCAGCTGATGTACGCCGAGTATGTGGACATGTTCAAGACGAGCAAATCGCAGCGGCAGGAGGAGGTGTTTGCCACACCCAAGGCCCCGCAACCGAAAGACGATGCTCCCACTGAATCCGCGTCTGGGGCCGAGGCAGCCAGCGCGGCGGAAAAGGCCACCGCGGAAGCGCCACCGCAag CTGCAGAAGGATCGCCTCCAGCGGCGACTAGCACGGGGGTGACCAACACCACCAGTACGACCAGCTCTAGCTCGTCGTTGGGCTCCTCCTCCACCAGCTCctcgtcatcgtcgtcgtcatcgGCGCCGGCAGTGGGCCTCTCGCCGGAGAACCCTGTCCTGGACGATGATTCGCACACCGTCTGCATAGAAGACTCATCCTCGCTACCTCCGCTGCTGGAAGCCTCTACCTCGCCACCGGCTAACCCAGCCCCCGTATAA